A window of Zavarzinella sp. contains these coding sequences:
- the gyrA gene encoding DNA gyrase subunit A has product MAADNPPTIPPDEPLSHGAGDGENTPILDIEHELRDSYLTYAMSVIVSRALPDVRDGLKPVQRRILVAMNDLGLRPTASTQKCAAIVGETMKRYHPHGDASIYDTLCRLAQDWVMRYKLVHGQGNFGSIAGLPAAAQRYTEARLTPVAAELLNDLDKETVDFMDNYDGKFREPLVLPARVPNLLINGSDGIAVGMATSIPPHNLREICSGLIALINKPEITLAELFQHIPGPDFPTGGIICGRQGIVEGYRSGRSRITLRARCDIIEGKKAQIVIKEVPFQQTRNKLAEQIGDLVKDDRIKGIEEVRDESNARLGEPVRIVVYLKRDIDPHLVLNQLYQYSSLQTTVSLILLALVEGRPRFLSLKEMMQEFLKHRVQVIRRRTEYLLREAKRRGHILEGQLIAISSLDEVIQICRTSPSREESKVRLTEMNVAATVLERAIGTTAFEALQSELGVSTEYYMTEQQADAVVRLQLGQLANLERDEITREYQDLRGKITGYETLLSSEENIFQVIRDDLAEVGEKYGDARKTEITDAGVNVNLEDLIPEDDVIVSISHAGYIKRMPRSTFRTQHRGTKGVSGGNRDEDFIEHFFIASTHAYMLCFTNKGQCYWLKVYDIPEASRTSGGRSIANVLSLKEDEKIESVIPVRHFVADQYLLMATSKGLVKKTALEDYSRPRAGGIIGINLMEGDTLIKVVLIKTGDEVVLSTRQGNAIRFAESDARQMGRNTMGVRGIKLRADDEVVGMVVADPDGILLTVCENGYGKRTPFGPNTESSPELEGGDDDSETPETAPVEEVVETGEEADERSSMRYRRQKRGGKGVKDIRTTARNGPVVGIVAVRDTDDVMLISKQGMINRTRSSEIRLTGRNTQGVRIINLSEGDKLSSIAIVAREEMDELDENLPDQPVVIPAVENGTAGTELPDSPTSNTEPTQAESNDDDAGGDE; this is encoded by the coding sequence TTGGCGGCAGATAATCCACCCACAATCCCACCAGATGAACCGCTTTCACATGGGGCTGGGGACGGGGAAAATACCCCAATTCTCGATATTGAGCACGAATTGCGCGACAGTTACCTGACATACGCAATGAGTGTTATTGTCAGTCGGGCACTGCCCGATGTGCGGGATGGGCTGAAACCGGTTCAGCGACGCATCCTGGTGGCGATGAACGATTTAGGTTTACGTCCTACGGCATCCACGCAGAAATGTGCGGCGATCGTGGGCGAAACCATGAAGCGTTATCACCCCCACGGTGATGCCAGCATCTACGATACGCTGTGCCGCCTGGCTCAGGACTGGGTGATGCGCTATAAGCTGGTGCACGGCCAGGGGAACTTTGGTTCCATTGCCGGCCTACCTGCCGCTGCACAGCGTTATACCGAAGCACGCCTGACTCCGGTTGCCGCAGAACTGTTGAACGATCTCGATAAAGAGACGGTCGACTTCATGGACAACTATGACGGCAAGTTCCGCGAACCGCTGGTGCTGCCTGCCCGCGTGCCAAACCTGCTGATCAATGGTTCCGATGGGATTGCGGTGGGGATGGCGACCAGCATCCCTCCCCACAACCTGCGGGAAATCTGCAGTGGTCTGATTGCACTGATCAACAAGCCGGAAATTACTCTGGCAGAACTTTTCCAACACATCCCTGGGCCCGATTTCCCTACTGGTGGAATTATTTGTGGCCGTCAGGGGATTGTAGAAGGCTATCGTTCGGGCCGTAGTCGGATTACCCTGCGTGCTCGCTGCGACATCATTGAAGGGAAAAAAGCCCAGATTGTAATCAAAGAAGTGCCTTTCCAGCAGACTCGAAACAAGCTAGCCGAACAGATTGGCGATCTGGTTAAAGACGACCGCATTAAGGGAATAGAAGAGGTGCGTGACGAATCAAACGCACGCTTGGGCGAGCCCGTACGCATCGTGGTCTACTTGAAACGGGATATTGATCCCCACCTGGTTCTGAACCAGCTTTATCAGTATTCGTCGCTACAGACCACCGTCAGCCTGATTCTGCTGGCCCTGGTGGAAGGTCGGCCGCGTTTCCTGTCGCTCAAGGAAATGATGCAGGAATTCCTGAAGCATCGCGTTCAGGTAATCCGCCGCCGAACGGAATATCTGTTGCGAGAAGCCAAGCGGCGTGGGCACATTCTCGAAGGGCAGCTCATTGCCATTTCTTCGCTGGATGAGGTGATTCAGATTTGTCGTACCTCCCCCAGCCGGGAAGAATCGAAGGTGCGGCTGACAGAAATGAATGTGGCAGCTACGGTGCTGGAACGTGCCATTGGTACCACCGCATTTGAAGCATTGCAAAGCGAACTGGGTGTTTCCACCGAATATTACATGACCGAACAACAGGCCGATGCCGTGGTGCGTCTGCAGTTGGGTCAACTGGCCAACCTCGAACGGGATGAAATCACCCGCGAGTATCAGGATTTGCGCGGCAAAATCACTGGCTACGAAACGCTGCTTAGCTCCGAAGAAAACATCTTCCAGGTCATTCGGGATGATCTGGCAGAAGTCGGCGAAAAGTATGGCGATGCCCGTAAAACGGAAATCACCGACGCTGGTGTGAATGTCAATCTGGAAGATCTGATTCCTGAAGATGATGTGATTGTCAGCATCAGCCACGCGGGTTACATCAAGCGGATGCCCCGCAGCACCTTCCGCACCCAGCACCGTGGGACAAAAGGGGTCAGTGGCGGAAATCGCGATGAAGACTTCATCGAACACTTCTTCATCGCCAGCACGCACGCCTACATGTTGTGCTTCACCAACAAGGGGCAGTGCTACTGGTTGAAGGTGTACGATATTCCCGAAGCCAGCCGCACCAGTGGGGGCAGATCGATTGCGAATGTGCTTTCATTAAAAGAAGATGAGAAAATTGAAAGCGTCATTCCGGTGCGGCATTTTGTCGCCGATCAGTATCTGCTGATGGCCACCAGCAAAGGTCTGGTGAAGAAAACGGCACTGGAAGATTACAGCCGCCCACGTGCAGGTGGGATTATTGGTATCAATTTAATGGAAGGCGACACACTCATTAAAGTGGTACTCATTAAAACCGGCGACGAGGTGGTGCTGAGCACCCGGCAGGGGAATGCCATTCGCTTTGCAGAAAGTGATGCCCGCCAGATGGGCCGCAACACCATGGGCGTACGTGGGATTAAACTGCGTGCCGATGATGAAGTGGTCGGCATGGTCGTGGCAGATCCGGATGGGATCCTGCTGACCGTCTGTGAAAATGGGTACGGAAAACGCACTCCGTTTGGGCCCAACACCGAATCCAGCCCGGAACTGGAAGGTGGTGATGATGACAGCGAAACACCAGAAACAGCACCGGTAGAGGAAGTGGTTGAAACTGGTGAAGAAGCCGATGAGCGATCTTCGATGCGATACCGCCGACAGAAACGCGGTGGGAAAGGTGTTAAAGATATTCGCACCACCGCCCGCAATGGCCCTGTGGTGGGCATCGTTGCTGTTCGCGATACGGATGATGTGATGCTGATTTCCAAGCAGGGGATGATTAACCGTACCCGTTCTTCGGAAATCCGGCTAACCGGTCGAAACACCCAGGGGGTTCGTATTATCAACCTGAGCGAAGGTGATAAATTGTCTTCCATCGCCATTGTTGCCCGCGAAGAGATGGATGAGCTCGACGAAAACCTGCCGGATCAACCAGTGGTCATACCTGCAGTAGAAAATGGCACGGCTGGCACGGAATTGCCCGATTCACCCACATCGAACACGGAGCCCACGCAGGCAGAATCGAACGATGATGATGCGGGAGGCGACGAATGA
- a CDS encoding NAD(P)-dependent oxidoreductase produces MNVLITGGYGFIGAWIIKNLLAENARIWVFDLKEDPRRLQLIMPADQVGQVQFIAGDVTRLDQLQQAISSNQITHLIHLAGLQVPTCRANPILGATVNVVGTLNVLEAVRLAGEQIQGLVYASTAAVFGPPERYPHGVSLADDVQLYPATHYGHFKVCNEGNAAVYFQDFGVRSVGLRPWTVYGVGRDLGMTSEPTKAIKSVAIGQPYHISYGGIQDLQFVDDVAKAFVLSLKKSFPGAKSYNLRGDVVDIQTFHKALCSVDASAEKLVTYGDKQLTIAYDLDDTAWQRDIGPLPKTSLESGIAQTLQAFRQLHQQGRLDTSDLQPVVANPVALPDAP; encoded by the coding sequence ATGAACGTCTTGATTACGGGTGGATACGGCTTCATCGGTGCGTGGATCATCAAAAATCTGCTGGCTGAAAATGCCCGGATCTGGGTTTTCGACCTGAAAGAAGACCCACGCCGCCTGCAATTGATTATGCCTGCAGATCAGGTGGGGCAGGTGCAGTTTATTGCGGGTGATGTCACTCGGCTGGACCAATTGCAGCAAGCCATTTCCAGCAACCAGATTACCCACCTGATTCATCTGGCGGGCCTACAGGTGCCGACCTGTCGGGCGAATCCGATTCTGGGTGCCACGGTCAATGTGGTGGGCACTTTGAACGTGCTGGAAGCAGTGCGTCTGGCGGGCGAACAGATTCAAGGTCTGGTCTATGCCAGTACCGCAGCCGTATTTGGCCCACCGGAACGGTATCCGCACGGAGTTTCACTGGCAGACGATGTGCAGTTGTATCCTGCCACCCACTATGGGCACTTTAAAGTATGTAATGAAGGGAATGCCGCAGTCTACTTTCAGGATTTCGGTGTCCGCAGCGTGGGGCTGCGCCCATGGACGGTTTATGGTGTGGGGCGAGATCTGGGGATGACCAGCGAGCCCACGAAAGCCATCAAATCAGTGGCAATCGGCCAGCCATACCACATCAGTTACGGTGGGATTCAGGATTTACAATTTGTGGATGATGTCGCCAAAGCTTTTGTCCTGAGCTTAAAAAAATCATTCCCTGGCGCGAAATCGTACAACCTGCGTGGAGATGTCGTCGACATCCAGACATTCCACAAAGCCCTCTGTTCGGTGGATGCAAGTGCTGAAAAATTAGTCACTTATGGCGATAAGCAACTGACCATTGCCTACGATCTGGACGATACTGCTTGGCAGCGGGATATTGGTCCACTGCCCAAAACGTCACTCGAAAGTGGGATCGCACAGACCTTGCAGGCATTCCGCCAGTTGCACCAGCAGGGCCGACTGGATACCAGTGATTTACAGCCCGTTGTTGCCAATCCGGTGGCACTACCAGATGCACCGTAA
- a CDS encoding sigma 54-interacting transcriptional regulator, which yields MKAQLFLVQGEAHPPVLTVNPGDVITIGRSRECSVVIRADDLISRLHARVYFEGENWYIRDLGLNGTRIDNVRIKECVQLYHGDEIGLGAATFRFALDQPDDPPSIDNLSHIDSSITHSAISQSTSMNTVMLSHTDLNSVHQLLVTALETNNVETVVRQALQTLHYHTKAYAVGLYNLNQHLPLAKFLWPQTATIDESLSRQLCRRVAREQRTVLSSDDTGVTMAGSDLLNTTRIQDAVCIPLKSNRESHEAIHLYSMEASFSDDDIRFAEIIAQHLGMILQQMRGQKSLAAEVMRLKSGGGFRDEFLGNSPKVIELRQQIQKFSKNSKPVLVRGQTGSGHEAAALDIHRKSNRFDMPFMVLRTKVTPQELLATELMGYYREAISGAQNDHPGMLSQADEGTVFIEDICDLPADLQVRVLEFMKTGRFRPFGAFLDHFSDVRLMVGLSVPVDEAINKMGVLPEIIHALERQQLLLPTLQERSDDISMLVQLELDRFANDTNQDCYITPDALDQLHQMSWPGNIHELMAKVKALAVLAEDGEINQELIVKMLQPGLAETPSHVG from the coding sequence ATGAAAGCACAATTGTTTCTTGTACAAGGCGAAGCACACCCACCCGTGCTGACAGTCAATCCGGGTGATGTGATTACCATCGGTCGCAGCCGAGAGTGCAGTGTTGTGATTCGTGCAGACGATCTGATCTCCCGCTTACATGCCCGCGTGTACTTTGAAGGTGAAAACTGGTATATCCGCGACCTTGGCCTGAATGGCACCCGTATCGATAATGTTCGTATTAAGGAATGTGTCCAGTTATATCATGGCGATGAAATCGGTCTGGGGGCGGCTACTTTTCGCTTCGCACTGGATCAACCGGACGATCCGCCAAGCATCGATAATCTGTCCCATATCGATTCCAGTATCACCCATTCGGCGATCTCGCAAAGCACATCAATGAACACGGTGATGCTGAGTCATACCGATCTCAACAGCGTCCACCAGTTGCTGGTGACTGCTCTGGAAACCAACAATGTCGAAACGGTGGTGCGGCAGGCCCTGCAGACACTGCACTATCACACCAAAGCATATGCGGTGGGCCTGTACAACCTGAATCAGCATCTGCCGCTGGCCAAATTTCTCTGGCCGCAGACAGCAACTATTGATGAATCACTCAGTAGGCAGTTATGCCGCCGGGTTGCACGCGAACAACGCACCGTATTATCCAGCGATGATACAGGCGTTACGATGGCTGGCTCTGATCTGCTGAATACCACCCGCATTCAGGATGCTGTCTGTATCCCGCTGAAATCGAACCGGGAATCACATGAAGCGATCCACCTGTATTCCATGGAGGCCTCTTTCAGCGACGATGACATTCGTTTTGCCGAAATCATTGCCCAGCACCTCGGCATGATTCTGCAGCAGATGCGTGGGCAAAAATCGCTGGCAGCCGAAGTCATGCGTCTGAAAAGTGGGGGCGGTTTTCGGGACGAATTTTTAGGAAACAGTCCCAAAGTAATTGAACTCCGGCAGCAAATTCAGAAATTCAGCAAAAACAGCAAACCGGTGCTGGTGCGTGGACAGACAGGATCGGGGCACGAAGCAGCTGCCCTGGATATCCACCGCAAAAGCAATCGTTTTGACATGCCATTCATGGTATTACGCACCAAAGTGACCCCACAGGAATTGCTGGCTACCGAATTAATGGGCTACTATCGAGAGGCCATTTCTGGTGCCCAGAACGACCACCCAGGGATGCTGTCGCAGGCAGATGAAGGGACAGTATTTATCGAAGATATCTGCGATCTGCCCGCCGACCTGCAGGTGCGGGTGCTGGAATTTATGAAAACCGGCAGATTTCGACCTTTCGGTGCTTTTCTGGATCATTTTTCTGATGTGCGTCTGATGGTTGGCCTCAGTGTGCCAGTGGATGAAGCGATTAACAAAATGGGTGTCCTGCCGGAAATCATTCATGCGCTGGAGCGGCAGCAGTTATTGCTGCCCACGCTCCAGGAGCGATCGGACGATATCTCAATGCTGGTGCAGTTGGAACTCGATCGATTTGCCAATGATACGAATCAGGATTGCTACATTACCCCCGATGCCCTGGACCAGTTGCATCAGATGAGCTGGCCTGGAAATATTCACGAACTGATGGCCAAAGTCAAAGCACTGGCGGTGCTGGCAGAAGATGGAGAGATCAATCAGGAGCTGATTGTGAAAATGCTTCAGCCTGGCCTGGCAGAAACTCCATCCCACGTGGGCTGA
- a CDS encoding DUF1559 domain-containing protein — MSKSFFQVRKGFTLIELLVVIAIIAILIGLLLPAVQKVREAANRSTCSNNLKQLGVAVHNYESSYGVMPSSGQCESTGSNTTRYHAHSTFVWLLPYIEQENVYRLFDVTSPVTVYDANLDGASDAVPAALLDRNSMGRAYNDPAAPNGWIAAQSKIKTFICPSSPLGINARDPVTNLGSLDYMTIVATDIDTNPASATYRMRNSADPTMKFDGMLTCGSRSISGVTDGSSNTILFVEDASRAHPSVGTFGQVSTRSSPVIPNAANDVLWSGGATGGRRVFAWADPDAVGNGYSGPSSSTGSRIAKFNNYATPIGGPPECRWSVNNCGPNDEPFGYHTGGVMACMGDGSVRFIRDSIDGITLKWAVAASDGQTFTLD; from the coding sequence ATGTCGAAGAGTTTTTTCCAGGTTCGCAAGGGTTTTACCTTGATCGAACTGTTGGTGGTGATTGCCATTATCGCCATCCTGATTGGTCTGCTTCTTCCCGCAGTACAGAAAGTACGCGAAGCAGCCAACCGCAGCACCTGCAGCAATAACTTGAAACAACTCGGTGTTGCAGTGCACAACTACGAAAGCAGCTATGGTGTGATGCCTTCTTCCGGTCAGTGCGAATCGACCGGTTCGAACACCACCCGTTACCATGCTCACTCCACCTTTGTTTGGCTGCTGCCATACATCGAACAGGAAAACGTTTACCGTTTGTTCGATGTGACCAGTCCTGTGACCGTGTACGATGCCAACCTGGATGGTGCATCGGACGCAGTTCCCGCAGCACTGCTTGATCGTAACTCGATGGGCCGAGCTTACAACGACCCCGCAGCACCCAATGGTTGGATTGCCGCACAATCGAAGATTAAAACCTTCATTTGCCCCAGTTCTCCTCTGGGTATCAATGCTCGAGACCCGGTGACCAACCTCGGTTCGCTGGACTACATGACCATTGTTGCAACTGACATTGACACCAACCCAGCGTCTGCAACCTATCGGATGCGTAACAGTGCTGACCCAACGATGAAGTTTGATGGGATGCTGACCTGCGGTAGCCGAAGCATTTCGGGTGTCACCGATGGTAGCAGTAACACCATTCTGTTCGTGGAAGATGCCTCTCGTGCACACCCCAGCGTAGGCACGTTTGGCCAGGTTTCTACTCGCAGCAGCCCCGTTATCCCTAACGCCGCCAACGATGTACTCTGGTCCGGTGGTGCAACTGGTGGCCGTCGCGTGTTTGCCTGGGCAGACCCCGACGCAGTGGGCAACGGTTACTCTGGCCCCAGTAGCTCAACCGGCAGCCGTATTGCTAAGTTCAACAACTACGCCACCCCAATCGGTGGTCCTCCAGAATGCCGCTGGTCCGTGAACAATTGCGGTCCGAACGATGAACCTTTCGGCTACCACACCGGTGGTGTGATGGCATGTATGGGTGATGGTTCGGTTCGCTTCATCCGCGACAGCATCGACGGTATTACTCTGAAGTGGGCTGTTGCAGCTTCCGATGGTCAAACCTTTACCTTGGATTAA
- a CDS encoding UDP-glucose/GDP-mannose dehydrogenase family protein yields MNIAVVGTGYVGLVTAACFAESGNNVVGIDRDAHKIATLNRGEIPIFEPGLLELVQQNHANGRLIFTTKMADGLTDVHCIFIGVGTPEGADGLPDLTALWAVVNEIVDLTINKSYNHKIVLVLKSTVPIGTNAQVEKLLQERGCSHLVVANNPEFLKEGAAIPDFQVPDRVVVGVRNPEDAMLLRELYQPFVNEARPFLVMSPESAEMTKYAANAMLATKISFINEIANLCDSVGADIHQVRQGIGYDIRIGFQFLKPGPGYGGSCFPKDVIALIGIGERNHVPMQLCKAVDEVNDRQKERLFHKVKQVFDSQLAGKSFAIWGLAFKPKTDDIREAPARTLIDALLAAGSIVRVHDPEAMPNIREIYGDTLYYGKDPYDTTTGANALIIVTEWECYVKAETAKILQGLCEPIIIDGRNIFDPTEMAQKRVVYLGIGTGKNI; encoded by the coding sequence GTGAACATTGCAGTGGTTGGTACTGGCTATGTGGGTCTGGTTACCGCAGCCTGTTTTGCAGAAAGCGGCAACAATGTGGTGGGCATTGATCGCGATGCCCACAAAATAGCTACTCTCAACCGTGGTGAAATCCCCATCTTCGAACCAGGTCTGCTGGAACTGGTGCAGCAGAATCACGCCAACGGTCGCCTGATCTTCACGACAAAGATGGCCGATGGCTTAACGGACGTGCACTGTATCTTCATCGGTGTGGGCACTCCCGAAGGTGCCGATGGCCTGCCCGATCTGACCGCACTGTGGGCCGTGGTGAATGAAATTGTCGATCTGACAATCAATAAATCGTACAATCATAAAATTGTTTTGGTGTTGAAAAGCACCGTACCGATTGGTACCAACGCTCAGGTGGAAAAACTGTTGCAGGAAAGAGGGTGCTCCCACCTCGTGGTGGCAAATAACCCCGAATTCCTCAAAGAGGGTGCGGCAATTCCCGATTTCCAGGTGCCAGACCGCGTAGTGGTGGGGGTGCGTAATCCCGAAGATGCGATGTTGCTGCGGGAATTGTACCAGCCATTTGTGAACGAAGCCCGCCCATTTCTGGTGATGTCGCCCGAAAGCGCAGAGATGACCAAATATGCTGCCAACGCGATGCTCGCCACCAAAATCAGCTTTATTAATGAAATTGCCAATCTGTGCGACTCCGTGGGGGCCGACATCCATCAGGTGCGGCAGGGAATTGGCTACGATATCCGGATCGGCTTTCAGTTTTTGAAGCCCGGCCCAGGCTATGGTGGGTCCTGTTTTCCAAAAGATGTGATTGCATTAATTGGTATTGGCGAACGCAACCATGTGCCGATGCAGTTGTGTAAAGCGGTAGATGAAGTCAACGATCGCCAGAAAGAGCGACTTTTTCATAAAGTCAAACAAGTGTTTGATTCGCAACTTGCTGGGAAATCCTTTGCGATCTGGGGGCTGGCATTCAAGCCAAAAACCGATGATATTCGGGAGGCACCAGCCCGCACGTTAATTGATGCGTTGCTGGCAGCAGGCAGCATTGTGCGTGTGCACGATCCGGAAGCAATGCCCAACATTCGGGAGATTTACGGTGATACACTGTATTACGGAAAAGACCCCTACGATACCACCACGGGGGCCAATGCGTTAATCATTGTCACCGAGTGGGAATGTTATGTAAAAGCAGAAACTGCGAAAATTCTGCAAGGATTGTGTGAACCCATTATTATTGATGGGCGTAACATCTTTGACCCCACGGAAATGGCACAGAAAAGAGTGGTTTATCTGGGTATCGGAACAGGAAAGAACATCTAA
- a CDS encoding DnaJ domain-containing protein, whose protein sequence is MSKRDYYEVLELSRDATKDDIEKAYRKLARKYHPDRNVGNPEAEAMFKEVGEACEVLLDEHKRAIYDQYGHEGLQNSGGFGGGGGSAFNDLVNELFGAFTGGGRRQSGPSENDNRPIQSDAYSLNCMRV, encoded by the coding sequence ATGTCGAAACGCGATTATTATGAAGTGCTGGAGCTATCCCGCGACGCGACGAAGGATGATATTGAAAAGGCCTACCGCAAGCTGGCCCGCAAATACCACCCGGACCGCAACGTGGGCAATCCGGAAGCCGAAGCAATGTTCAAAGAAGTGGGCGAAGCCTGCGAAGTGCTGCTCGATGAACACAAGCGTGCCATCTACGATCAGTACGGCCACGAAGGGCTGCAGAACAGTGGGGGCTTTGGGGGCGGAGGTGGCTCTGCATTCAACGATCTTGTCAATGAACTATTCGGTGCGTTTACTGGTGGAGGTCGCAGACAATCAGGCCCGTCCGAAAACGATAACCGGCCTATTCAATCTGACGCATATTCTCTAAACTGCATGAGAGTTTGA
- the groL gene encoding chaperonin GroEL (60 kDa chaperone family; promotes refolding of misfolded polypeptides especially under stressful conditions; forms two stacked rings of heptamers to form a barrel-shaped 14mer; ends can be capped by GroES; misfolded proteins enter the barrel where they are refolded when GroES binds): MAKQLLYTDDARKKLLAGAEKLAKTVGVTLGPTGRNVIIDKSFGGPTVTKDGVTVSKEIDLADPFENMGAKLVNAVAQKTSDTAGDGTTTATIMALAIYQEGLRIITAGANPMAVKRGIDKAVAAATTYLHDHLTRTLTSKTEMEHVASISANNDPVIGKLMADAFEKVGKDGVITVEEGKTSDTTLDFVEGMQFDKGYISPYFAINSADLKCEFEDPYILIFEKKISSVRDILPLLQKVAETRKPFLIIAEDVENEALAVLVLNRIQAGLPVCAVKAPGFGDRRKAMLGDIAVLTGGTFVSDDLGIKLENVELAHLGSAKQIIVEKESCTIIDGKGDKKQLTDRIGQIRTQMGQTESEYDKEKFSERLAKLTGGVAIIRVGAATEAEMKQTKGRVEDALHATRAAVAEGIVPGGGTALLRCVPTIKELAKTLEGDERLGAEIVARAVSKPVRTIAQNGGVDGAVVADEVSTRGEDNKNIGYNANTADYVDMFEAGIVDPTKVTRSALQNAASIAGLMLTTEVMVTRIDEDDKKSKVLGAIA; this comes from the coding sequence ATGGCAAAACAATTATTATATACCGACGATGCACGCAAGAAGTTGCTTGCAGGTGCGGAAAAGCTGGCCAAAACTGTTGGTGTGACCCTTGGACCGACAGGCCGAAACGTTATTATTGACAAATCGTTCGGTGGCCCCACGGTTACCAAAGACGGTGTGACCGTTTCGAAAGAAATCGATCTGGCCGACCCATTCGAAAACATGGGTGCCAAACTGGTGAATGCCGTGGCACAGAAAACCAGCGATACCGCTGGCGATGGTACCACCACTGCAACCATTATGGCACTGGCGATCTATCAGGAAGGCCTGCGGATTATCACCGCAGGTGCCAACCCCATGGCTGTCAAGCGTGGGATTGATAAAGCGGTTGCTGCAGCCACCACGTATCTGCACGATCACCTGACCCGCACGCTGACCAGCAAGACCGAAATGGAGCACGTTGCCAGCATTTCTGCCAACAACGACCCCGTGATTGGCAAGCTGATGGCCGATGCCTTCGAAAAAGTGGGCAAAGATGGTGTGATCACGGTAGAAGAAGGTAAAACTTCCGACACCACACTCGATTTCGTGGAAGGGATGCAGTTCGATAAGGGCTATATCTCCCCATACTTCGCGATCAACAGTGCCGACCTGAAGTGCGAATTCGAAGATCCTTACATTCTGATCTTTGAAAAGAAAATCTCCAGCGTGCGTGATATTCTGCCACTGCTGCAGAAAGTTGCCGAAACCCGCAAGCCGTTCCTCATCATCGCAGAAGATGTGGAAAACGAAGCACTGGCCGTATTGGTGCTCAACCGTATTCAGGCAGGCCTGCCTGTCTGTGCGGTGAAGGCTCCTGGCTTCGGTGACCGTCGTAAAGCAATGTTGGGCGATATCGCTGTGTTGACCGGTGGTACCTTCGTCAGCGATGACCTAGGCATCAAACTGGAAAACGTGGAACTGGCCCACCTGGGGTCTGCAAAACAGATCATTGTGGAAAAGGAAAGCTGCACCATTATCGATGGCAAAGGCGACAAGAAACAACTCACCGATCGTATCGGTCAGATCCGCACCCAGATGGGGCAGACCGAATCCGAATACGACAAAGAGAAGTTTTCGGAGCGTCTGGCCAAGCTGACTGGTGGCGTTGCCATCATTCGCGTGGGTGCAGCAACCGAAGCCGAAATGAAGCAAACCAAAGGCCGCGTGGAAGACGCACTGCACGCCACCCGTGCTGCCGTTGCTGAAGGCATTGTGCCCGGTGGTGGTACCGCACTGCTTCGCTGCGTGCCTACCATCAAAGAACTGGCCAAAACGCTGGAAGGCGATGAGCGTCTGGGTGCAGAGATTGTTGCCCGCGCTGTCAGCAAGCCTGTCCGCACCATTGCTCAGAACGGTGGTGTTGATGGTGCTGTGGTTGCCGATGAGGTTTCCACCCGTGGTGAAGACAACAAGAACATTGGTTACAACGCCAACACTGCCGATTACGTGGATATGTTTGAAGCAGGGATTGTTGACCCCACCAAGGTTACCCGCTCTGCATTACAAAACGCAGCCAGCATTGCCGGCCTGATGTTGACCACGGAAGTAATGGTGACCCGCATCGACGAAGACGATAAGAAATCGAAGGTTCTGGGCGCGATTGCTTAA
- a CDS encoding co-chaperone GroES, whose protein sequence is MAIRPLDDRVVVEPIEAEQKTAGGILLPDNAREKPQRGKVIATGPGKLRDNGERTALAVKVGDEVLYGRYAGSEVKEGDKEFKVMRESEILAKIVTG, encoded by the coding sequence ATGGCGATTCGTCCTTTAGATGATCGTGTTGTGGTAGAACCAATCGAAGCAGAACAAAAGACCGCCGGGGGCATTCTGCTGCCCGATAACGCACGCGAAAAGCCACAACGTGGCAAAGTGATTGCCACCGGACCTGGCAAACTGCGTGACAATGGCGAACGCACCGCACTGGCTGTGAAAGTGGGCGATGAAGTGCTCTACGGTCGTTACGCTGGCAGCGAAGTGAAAGAAGGCGACAAAGAATTCAAAGTGATGCGCGAAAGCGAAATTCTGGCAAAAATTGTGACTGGTTGA